The genomic region ggccttagttaTCTAATATTTCAAGAATACTCATATATACAAAAGCTTTATCAATTTGGCTCcccttttgatattttttttagcgtTTGTAATGGTTAACCTATTCTCAAATCTATAATTATCACATACTtaactaaaacataatacaGACAACATGTTTAGAAATTCATAAGATAAGAATCAACTGTTTTGGCTTTGTATTTATAAGGGTACGTTCACACCATAAGTATAATCAACTGCTAAACGAGAATGAGCAATGAGGCCGGTACAAAATTTGACTCTAAATttctaattcaaataattatgcaCCTAATGCCTATTACTTTAAATTCTGTTTTCGAGGGTCATAAAGGTATCTGCTTGACTACACTCAGTTATTTTGCACCAAACCTCACGCAACGGatatttccatatatttttaaattcaaatacatataTCGACTTTTTcgtataaatagaaataatgaaatcatttaaaaattaacaagtgACACAGTAAATACTTACAACCAAACGAGATTTTACACTTGACATTGATTTCGCGCTctgaaattgaatttcaaatttcaacagTTCAAATCAGTTTCAACCGTCAAAATTGAATTTCACCCGTCAAACttcaataaacttaataaatttaacataaattcTTTTTGAAAGCACGATAGATAgtaagttttcaaataattataagaagccaagccatacaaaaaaaacaacttataacgatttttagaaaaaagacGAAGATTCTCGACCATATTACCTTACTAGACAACAAGGGACCTTCAATCTTGTTTGTCTCAAACCAAGTGCATAAATgatcaaatatgtttaaatcaaacaaaaatatacatttaagtaGGGCTCAAAGCACACCAATCTGGCGCCTGGGAAGATCATGGCGCGGGTATTGTCGTTTCATATAAATCTCGCACTTAAGAGCACCGTAATAAGGTACATTCTTGAATACATCCTACGGCGTAACCGTCGGGCGGTCGTTTCGTTCCGAGTCATCGGTCGCCAGATTGGTGTGCTTTGCGCCTAAGACATGTTTGAACCACACAACATGGTGATTGACCACACAACACACACATTTGATGATTGAAAtaggcctacttgaaataaaacttttttgatttcaaattaatatccAAGAAATACGAATGAatcaaacattttgatttagaaCCGGTAATtttagtagaaaaaataaacgttaaaatcGTACGACCGCTTGCTCTTATTATCCATCAATATTttgactaaatattaaaattgtatattataagGCAgagtaaacatttgttttttattattcaaatacgtAAGCGAAATCTAGGTGAcgtgttttaaatacatatttatacaattgCTTGTGCGagatgtttattaaaaaactgtgGAAATATTATACAGGCTGCAGTGGTTTTGGAGACATTTTGGATAATTAATTTGTACTGAAGATACAAGAAATTCAATCGATATTCAATACAATTTCTCAAAaacctacattttatatacCTTGTGTTTCGAATGGATAAGGGATCTTGGCTTTTCAAAGCAGTTTTAGGGATCATCCTTTAATTACGCGACACGCCTTCCCATAGTTTAGTTAACGATTCATCGTCCTATGTAACTTTATATATGTACTTAGATTTAAGTTTCATATCATTCATACTGCCTTTGTATTcatgaagaaaatatattttatttgccaCTCATATTATTACAATCACATAACAATATCCTTTGTCAATCCCGCCTTTAAGTGGCACATAATTAATGGAAGAAGACTTTTTATGCCAGCATATACAGGATGTTATATTTTTACCCGACTTCAAAATAAGCTAAAGTTTTTACAAGCACCGTAAGTCAATAAGAGATAGTATCGCcttgatgtttttattatattttttagttttcttaataaACATCTCACACAAGACGTTTAGCTATACAATACCTAGAAAATATCACAAACGTACAACTTATATGAACGGAAGATTGCGAGATTATGTAGCCCACGACTGCAGCTGTGCCAATTCTTCGTCTTCCTCTGAAATACAAATGGAAACTTTAATACATTGATCCAATAAGTCTCGTACTTAGATATTTAATCATCGTGTCGCTGAGGGTTTCTCAATTAAATCaaatgcataaagacacccagacacaggacaagtattcgtggaaaACACACGATTTTTGTCGAGCGTGGGGATCGAATTCTGGTTTCAAATCACTCAGTGATGTGAATGAATGTGGGATATCGGGGGCACTATGGATTCAGCAGGTTTCGAGTGAAAGCGACACAGACAGATCGAGATACTTTCACAGTATGGattttatcaaatgttttttctatttaacgAGCAACGAGCAGACGCGTCGCCTGATGTGAAACTATTACCGCCGATCATAGATACCCTTAACCAAAAGTGTCATGGTTTAAGAACTAGTAGTAATAATATGAGTATACTGACCGGTCTGCTTGGACTTGCTGGGCTTGGGCTTGTCGTGGACCAGCTCGGAGGTGGGCACATCGGGCAGCTTGTCTGTCGGCACGTTGATGCCCAGCATCTCCTTATCCAGGTCCTCCTGTGGGCAAGAGAGTGAAATATGTAATGTCTGATCCTACCTGACCTCCTCGACCGAGTTAGActgtttgtcagactttcaagctgtCAAAGAAGTAGGAATAACACCCGgcacccacaatttaacatgcttTCCGAGACACGGAGGAACTGGTTATGACAAAGGTGgacacccatctatggaccaaccgcgtcaaacgtagcttaacctgtgatcgattcacttatgcggttatagcttagccgaCAAGCTTCTCGTCACATATTGTCTAAATATTCGATTTTCTCCAATTAATGTACAGAAGTCACAAATCAAATTGCCCATTCATGTTTCTTTCCATTTCAATACAATGTATCAACCAACTTTCAACTTTATTACCTATCACATAAGTCTTAAATTGCTAACCTATTCATGTTTCTTTCAAGTTTAGAATCTTCAATACCATCAAATCATTTGCAACGTTATCTCCTATAATATAAGTCTCACATTGCCAACCTATTTAAGTTTCCTTACATTTCAAACTTCAATACAATTTATCAATCAACTTCCAACTTTATTGCCTATCACACAAGTCtcaaattgcaaaaatattaatttttcattccATTTCAAACTTCAATACAATTTATCAATCAGCTTTCAACCTTATTAGCTATCACAATAACTCTCAAATTGCTaacctatttatattaatatccaGTTTAGAAACTTCAATACCATCAATTCAATCTCAACCTTATTACTACCATCCCATAAGTCTCAAATTGCTAACCTATTCTTATTTCTATCCAGTTAAAAAGCCCAGCTGAGCAACTCCAATACCAAAAATTTAATCTCAACCTACTCCATAAGTCTCAAATTTCCTACCTGTTCAAGTTCCTCCAACTCCCTCTCGAGTTCGTCCTCGTCGATATCGTTGGGGAAGGCGACGTTGTTGCTGATCGCGTCTGTGATCTCCCGCGAGATGTCGTGCTGTTCCGCGATGTCGTCCATTATATCGTGAACCTTATCGACGTCACTGTGGAAGGGAGATTAGAGGTCAGTTAAAATGGTTagtgtttaaatatattgtggTGGTTTTTAATTGAGCAAAAACAGATTGTATTCACTTGTTTACAGATacaaatttagtaaaaatagtttagttCAAATTTTGGAATCAATAATCTCAAAAGCACAAACTTAATGATGCTTGTCAtaataaaaccagtcaagtaCAAGTCggacttacaaataaatgagCCACCAATAAAAATTTTGAGCAATTAAGAGTTACTGTGTTTTTTTGTGTAGTATCTCaaacaatacataatttgtGGCAATCAGAagattcagcctggtgacagacggaggAACAAACAGCGATACTTAGTAATAGGGGAGTCAAAAAACAATCAAAGTATACTAACATATCCTTGTGCGCGAGTTTCATAGCGTTGGCAGCCTCACGCATAGTGTTGAGTACTTGAGCGTTAGTGTTGGCTCCTTCTAACGCCTCGCGCTGCGCTTCGATCTGTGTGAGGGTTCCATCAATCTGGGTCAGCTGTTTCTCATAGCGCTTCTTGCGTTTTAACGCGGCGATCGCAGCTGTGGGTCGTTGTAATAGGATTAGTATAAATGATGAAACAAGGAAAATAGGTAGTTGTTTCGacaatcaacaaaattgattcATGACATTCAAATACAATAAGGTCGAAATTCGCTTAAACATACATTTGTAAAGTAACAACACTTTTACAtgccatttaaaatatttttaccttacTTGTTTCACTTGTGTTTGCACTCATTGCATAACCCATTCAgtctaaatttaaatcaaagatGGAAATTCATATTTATGCAACTTGTTATGATTCCAACATGCTGTTTTGGTTCATTGACATTTTAGAATTGATAAGATTGTTGAACATGATTATGGAAATAAAAAGTATGTGCTAATAATATTAACCTAAATAGTCACCATTTTTTGacactttaatataaaagttttgttattttaattgagttaTAAGTTACAGAtcttttatcttgttttaagtacagtaaataacattttagactTTCCGAACCATATGAAAACCCGACCACAACATATACTTTTTTACACTATACTATAATATGACGCATCCATAAATTTTCATTGGAAGATCAATTTCactgttttattacaaaaatatggtttttatgCACATGAGTCATGCGTGTTACTAACACTACACAATGAGCGACTCCAAAATAATTAGTCAATACTCTTTTTTCATTCCTTTTCCGTTTAagattgtttataaataaatagagcattaaaaaacattttttttttgggttcatTGCTTGTAcacaaagattatttttaaaacaataataaaatattatggaatGAAGTAGAATtgcctttaaaacaaaaatggtaTGTTGGTATAACAGACACTtcagtttcatttatttgtgtttgattAGTCTGACTAATATTCATGTGAATGAAGATAAGATACTTtcatagataaaattataattaagtttggAACAGTGAGAGTTTAGTTTgagctttaatttatattagaacTTGTTGGTGGTACTACACGGCAAATCCCTTTCATTGCATTGTCCCAGTCTATGGCTAATAGGGGCCAGTGTTGCATGAAGCtcataatacaattaaaacaattaattgtaattttgtccAAGTTTATTACAAACTGCAAGAAGTTCTTTCATTAAGAAGATCGCTTTATTACAGATGTGACTTACTCAAAGCTCAGGGCTATATCATCTTTCCCTGAAGTCCTTGTTAGTCTTGTATAAGTCAAAACTCGAAATTGAACATGATATTGATTTAACTATTGTggtaaaattataacaataattaaagtttttcaTACATTGTTGGAagtctaattataatttatgaaattgaaTGGTTTAGTGGCTAATAATTATATGTGTAGAGCTTATTACAGGTATtcagctttatttttaacacttcGATTTCGTTGATTAAAGCTATATTGAGATAATAACCATTCTGCCTCcggaaaaatagaaatgtaagtgtttacaagaaaaaaaattcaaaggAAAACTacacaaacaacaataaaaccttTACAGTATTGTAGATTGGAATGGAGGAGGTACAATGATGagtaataaaaaacttactAAAATAGTTATTTCAGGTCACAAAAATGATACCAAACCTATGTTCTGTAAAAACTACGAAATAAGTTCTTAATTGGACATCCAAATATCtaacaatcaattaataaacaagGTCACGTACCTACATGTCAACAAAGGATAAAAATCATACTCGTAAAATGTATGACGTTTTTCCCTACAATATCACTGAACTAAACTTACCCCGCTTGTTCTTCGTGCCGTTTTTCCTAGCCGTCTGTATTTCAATATCGATCTTTTTCTCTAGAAAGTCTTGTTTTTTAAGCAATAACTCCTCCGTCTCACGTAATTTCTGTATCGCTTCATGTGTGGATGGCCCTTTTTCCTCCTTCTTCCCACCAAAGAGTTTCCCCAGAAAACTCATGTTTGATATTCAATAATCCTAATAAATGCTAACTTAATAACGCTGTGCCACGATTATTCACTAATTACGCGTAAAATGGTGAAATAATTACTATTTCGATTCAGTTCTTTTACGGGAGTATGCGTCACTCTACCTGACAATCAAAATATAACACTTTGCCAAGAAAAAATCTGTGCtaatattttctttgctttctatcttgacgtaacaaatatattagttttatttcatgcTATGTTTCACAAaccaagtttattattaattactcaGCACAACAGATGAATCGCTTAATTTTTAGTTAATCTaccttaaataagttttattaactaaaataattaaggttTTCGATTGCAACATGATACAAGCTGTTTTCTGTCAAAATATCACTATTTCACTTCATCTCCTTATGTTATTTCAGCTTTCTCTGTCTTGCAAAAAGTTAAGATCgaaaaccataataatatagaaatgcCGTAGTAATATCGGTCATCAATTTAAGAAACAATACTAACAAAGCACTATTCCAGCCTGATTATTAGACTCGCAGAAAAttctaaattgaaatttaaattctgATAATGAGCTTGTTCAGTTGCAGATTCAAAAGGGTTAAAGGTTTTGAGAGATGTTAGTAACCGTTTAAGAAGaccgaaataatattttttgccaatTCAATCGGTGGGATGGGAGAAATTATGcgtaatatattattgttattttataaacctACCATgttcttgaaattattttaaatgtcaaaagcTTTCATGTGGTTCATTTATTATACTGATATCGGAACGTACTTTATTGacagttcatttgttttgactTTTGCTTGACAATCAAGAACCATCAAGAACCGCAATTCCATGCAGCCTACGGTATAAAATTCGCCTGATGtgaattaaatctaaattatcttttaaagtaTTACTTTACTTGCAAAACTACTGAATTAAAACTTTCAAGCAAACTATAAACATGGTTCGCGTTATAACTCAGGAGACGTATGATGAAGTcgtcaaagaaaatattgaagagTTTGATATGTCTCCAGAGGAAGCGATAAAAGAAGCTGTCGCCCAATTTGAGGCACAGGTAAGCTTCTTTCTGCCATAAAAACTTTACATTTGAGCGGGAAATATTCAACGAATGCAATCCTTCTTTGTTTTTCCAGTAATTTACAGGAATATTGTCAGCGTCTATTTAAATCACGTTAGTCATGCTTTTCATTAATATTGTGTGAAGGATACCACATTGGTGATCTAATCATTGCACTTTGCATATTGAAGTAGGTAGTTCATCAATATTCTTAGAAGTATGACAACAGTTTCAATTACTGGGTATTAACAGTTTAGGTGGCTTACATACCTGAATGATTATTTGCCTCATTTCCAATATTATATCCCTACAAAATTGTGCCTATATCAGTGATCAAGCTAATGATGAATATaccattagaaaaaaaatatggaaaaggtTTGAGCAATCCTGTCCCATTTCTTTACTCTCTTTAAATCTCTATTTTCTACTTAACTTCTTCCtatataagtttaatttaatatttccgtctttcagatacatttttgattatcTACTTAAACTTTATAACATTGCATACAGTGcttacaacaaattataaaaaaaatacattacttttttatttcatttcaggGTGTGGACCTGTCCAACATAATTAAGGACTTATCTCTTAGTTCTGGTGACAACCATTTGGTGTCAGAGACCATCACCAAGCTTAAGGAACTGGTAgctaataaaaattacaatgaaGATGAGTTATTACAGGAGTTGGAGGTTttaaaagtaagtttattttgtatcttatttACTGTTTCAGTAGCTAAGTTCCAAAATTCCATTTTTTGAATATACCTACTATCAAGGATAAGAATTATACAGCATTCTAAGGCAGGCGGCAGGTTGTTTAGGAAAGGAAAAGTAAAGACTCGGAAACatgtaaaaaagaatataatataatagtattgTCCAGCAAAAGCAggctatatatataaaaatacataatataatattaccaatcattcaatttattttttctgtaatgtCCTAATATGGTTCCTACCTTAAATTTCTAGCAAAAAGAAAGCAAAGGAAACAAGATCCCaagaataatgtatttaaattttcctgttattgtatttatctcattattatttttccagtcTGAATGTAGCAAAGACATAGCACATAGAGTAAGAGCAGGCAAGGAGGGAGCTTATACTTTGCTATTGAACCTCCTTTATTCCAAACATAGCAAGTTATATGAAGAACTAAGTGACAGAGATACAAAGTTTATAACAAAAGTGTTGGAGTGTTTAGTAGCTTTAATGGATATGCAACCTGATTTACTTGATGCAAAAGGtgttgatttgattaaaaagtaagtacataatatattggtTAACTATTTGAACTAAAATTTTGCAGTACATATGTATGTGTTGTGTTTCATTCAAACCAGAACATACTTAAGTAAACTGTATTGTCGGCGATAGACAGATCATCAAACATTGTAACATACAAAAtaggttttcttttaataagttACAATAGGCTTCCTGATCATTTATTGAATCTGCGTAAGAAAGACGTAAGTCTATACCGTGACACTTTAACATTAATCACATTAAAATCTTATCATGAACAACAAAGTTAtccacagaaaaaaaaacataaataaataatatatatgggCCTGTTTAGAAAcatccttttattttaagtctgtaataaaactataaatacacatattgaatgaaaatattacttcCAGTATTCTAGACAACATAGAAAATGAAGATATAATTATAGCAACACTAAAATGGACCACAACATGCTGTGTCAAACACGAGATGAACAGACAGAAGCTGTTCGCGAAAAACATTGGAGAGAACTTGAATTTGTTGCTCAAAGTAGCTGGGAATGAAAAGGTAAAATAGGGTAGTTGGCAACGTTTTTATGCCCATC from Trichoplusia ni isolate ovarian cell line Hi5 chromosome 12, tn1, whole genome shotgun sequence harbors:
- the LOC113499278 gene encoding charged multivesicular body protein 4b; this translates as MSFLGKLFGGKKEEKGPSTHEAIQKLRETEELLLKKQDFLEKKIDIEIQTARKNGTKNKRAAIAALKRKKRYEKQLTQIDGTLTQIEAQREALEGANTNAQVLNTMREAANAMKLAHKDIDVDKVHDIMDDIAEQHDISREITDAISNNVAFPNDIDEDELERELEELEQEDLDKEMLGINVPTDKLPDVPTSELVHDKPKPSKSKQTEEDEELAQLQSWAT